One window of Sulfurospirillum sp. 1612 genomic DNA carries:
- a CDS encoding tetratricopeptide repeat protein — MSMNLSLGIDYFYKGDFEKALFYFALALQEDQDSVAARVGAILSDMATQRRHEAEALFEYFMLTKDSENGDIVEEIVDLADASIESIFEKIDSKELEHAMNEENGIEYVDFIKLVAQRGSFKKAFEDIMFSTKVLISNKDDFVDFLEQLIDSGFTEMSINYLESAISMYPNDTKLISLVEKAIKF; from the coding sequence ATGAGTATGAATTTGTCCTTGGGTATCGACTATTTTTACAAGGGAGACTTTGAAAAGGCTCTTTTTTACTTTGCCTTGGCCTTACAAGAAGATCAAGATTCAGTAGCCGCTAGAGTAGGGGCTATTTTATCGGATATGGCGACACAAAGAAGACATGAAGCCGAAGCTCTATTTGAATACTTTATGTTAACAAAAGATAGCGAAAACGGGGATATTGTAGAAGAGATTGTTGATTTAGCAGATGCGAGTATCGAGTCGATTTTTGAAAAAATAGATTCCAAAGAGCTAGAACACGCCATGAATGAAGAAAACGGTATAGAATATGTTGATTTTATCAAACTTGTGGCCCAGAGAGGCAGCTTTAAAAAAGCTTTTGAAGACATTATGTTTTCAACAAAAGTGTTGATTTCAAACAAAGATGATTTTGTAGATTTTTTGGAGCAACTGATCGATAGTGGGTTTACAGAGATGTCAATCAATTATCTAGAGAGTGCTATTAGCATGTATCCAAATGATACGAAACTTATCTCCTTAGTAGAAAAAGCAATTAAATTTTGA